One Mixta gaviniae genomic window carries:
- a CDS encoding glycoside hydrolase family 31 protein codes for MSELRAEQQRIIWRFDRQTLIVEPWGENSLRVRASCQPQIADTDWALLPPGVQAAEISQQGESLSLRNGKITATLNPRGQLAFYNQRGELLLEEFWRQRTTVGIGATEKSQDKYISALKLDGREFRPIPGGKYQLTVRFEARRDEKIYGMGQYQQAGLDLKGCTLELAQRNSQASVPFMLSSLGYGLLWHNPAIGEATFGKNLTRWQAQVTDQMDYWITAGDEPAQILRQYGRAVGTAPPMPAFATGFWQCKLRYRTQQEVLEVAREYRRRQLPLSVIVIDFFHWTNQGDWCFDPRDWPDPKAMTAELKAMGIETMVSVWPTVDSRSANYARMKSQGLLVNSDRGVSVNLDFLGNTTFFDATHPAARAFVWQEVKRNYYDLGIRTFWLDEAEPEYRAYDFDNYRYHLGPVLEVGNIYPQKFAQGFYEGLQQQGETEIVNLVRCAWAGSQRYGVLAWSGDVHSSFHALRNQFSAGLNMAMAGMPWWTTDIGGFQGGNVEDPAFHELLIRWFQWAVFCPVMRLHGYREPQVAPPEAWRDGIAQCNSGSPNEVWSYGEENYQLMKACLLLRERLRPYIDSLMRQAHEQGDPVMRPLFYHYPQQAESWQVEDQYLLGRDLLVAPVLRAGERERRVWLPAEESWIARNGERYQGGQWLQMAAPLSEIPALVRVGAEESLLAALQTR; via the coding sequence ATGAGTGAATTACGGGCGGAACAGCAGCGCATTATCTGGCGCTTCGATCGGCAAACGCTGATTGTCGAACCCTGGGGAGAGAATAGCCTGCGGGTGCGCGCCAGCTGCCAGCCGCAAATAGCGGACACCGACTGGGCGCTGCTGCCGCCCGGCGTACAGGCGGCGGAAATCAGCCAACAGGGCGAATCCCTTAGCCTGCGCAACGGCAAGATCACCGCCACGCTTAACCCGCGCGGCCAGCTCGCCTTCTACAATCAGCGCGGCGAACTGCTGCTGGAGGAGTTCTGGCGGCAGCGCACCACGGTCGGCATCGGCGCGACGGAAAAAAGCCAGGATAAATATATCAGCGCGCTCAAGCTGGACGGCCGCGAGTTTCGTCCGATTCCCGGCGGCAAATATCAGCTGACGGTGCGCTTCGAAGCGCGACGCGACGAAAAAATTTACGGTATGGGGCAGTATCAGCAGGCGGGGCTGGATCTTAAAGGCTGCACGCTGGAGCTGGCGCAGCGCAACTCGCAGGCCAGCGTGCCCTTTATGCTCTCCAGTCTCGGCTATGGCCTGCTGTGGCACAACCCGGCGATCGGCGAGGCGACCTTCGGGAAAAACCTCACCCGCTGGCAGGCGCAGGTCACCGACCAGATGGATTACTGGATCACCGCGGGCGACGAACCGGCGCAGATCCTGCGTCAGTATGGGCGCGCCGTGGGCACCGCGCCGCCGATGCCTGCCTTCGCCACCGGCTTCTGGCAGTGCAAGCTGCGTTATCGCACCCAGCAGGAGGTGCTGGAGGTGGCGCGCGAGTACCGGCGGCGACAGCTGCCGCTCTCGGTGATCGTCATCGACTTTTTCCACTGGACGAACCAGGGGGACTGGTGCTTCGACCCGCGCGACTGGCCCGATCCCAAAGCGATGACGGCGGAGCTGAAGGCAATGGGCATCGAAACCATGGTGTCGGTCTGGCCGACGGTTGACAGCCGCAGCGCCAACTATGCGCGCATGAAATCGCAGGGGCTACTGGTCAACAGCGATCGCGGCGTGTCGGTCAACCTCGATTTTCTCGGCAATACCACCTTTTTCGACGCCACCCATCCCGCCGCGCGCGCCTTTGTCTGGCAGGAAGTGAAGCGTAACTATTACGATCTCGGCATCCGCACCTTCTGGCTGGATGAGGCGGAGCCGGAGTACCGTGCCTACGATTTTGATAACTACCGCTACCATCTGGGGCCGGTGCTGGAGGTAGGGAACATCTACCCGCAGAAGTTCGCTCAGGGTTTTTATGAAGGCTTACAGCAGCAGGGAGAAACGGAGATCGTCAACCTGGTGCGCTGCGCCTGGGCTGGCAGCCAGCGCTACGGCGTGCTGGCGTGGTCAGGCGATGTTCACTCCTCGTTTCATGCGCTGCGCAATCAGTTCTCCGCCGGATTGAATATGGCGATGGCGGGTATGCCCTGGTGGACCACCGATATCGGCGGCTTTCAGGGCGGTAACGTCGAGGATCCCGCCTTTCACGAGCTGCTGATCCGCTGGTTCCAGTGGGCGGTCTTCTGTCCGGTGATGCGCCTGCACGGCTATCGCGAGCCACAGGTGGCGCCGCCGGAAGCGTGGCGCGACGGCATCGCTCAGTGCAACAGCGGCTCGCCGAATGAGGTCTGGAGCTACGGCGAGGAGAACTATCAGCTGATGAAGGCGTGCCTGCTGTTGCGCGAGCGCCTGCGCCCCTATATCGACAGCCTGATGCGGCAGGCGCATGAGCAGGGCGATCCGGTGATGCGTCCGCTGTTCTATCACTACCCGCAGCAGGCGGAAAGCTGGCAGGTTGAGGATCAGTATCTGCTCGGGCGCGATCTGCTGGTGGCGCCGGTGCTGCGCGCCGGGGAGCGCGAGCGTCGCGTCTGGCTGCCGGCGGAAGAGAGCTGGATTGCACGCAACGGCGAACGCTATCAGGGCGGGCAGTGGCTGCAGATGGCGGCGCCGCTGAGCGAGATCCCGGCATTGGTGCGCGTTGGCGCGGAGGAATCGCTGCTGGCGGCGCTGCAGACACGCTGA
- a CDS encoding SIR2 family protein, which produces MKPELKRAYDAGKLILFAGAGVSRNLGLPEWHELIAHLANELGYDPKIFNAYGTHLSLAEYYKQKKGSLGPLRSWMDREWHRPDIDVRSSEIHTMITQGRFSRIYTTNYDRWLEMAHEAHRVPYYKVANAADLVSLDESRRHIIKLHGDFDDDTSIVLDESSYFERLYFDSPLDIKLTHDVMGNSVLFVGYSISDFNIRLLFYRLTKMWGRTGLASARPTSYLFTNRNNPVAKEVLGQWGIEMIVSEEDDPRKALGDFLAELIA; this is translated from the coding sequence ATGAAACCCGAACTGAAACGCGCCTATGACGCCGGGAAACTGATCCTGTTCGCCGGGGCGGGCGTTTCGCGCAATCTGGGCCTGCCGGAGTGGCATGAGCTGATCGCGCATCTGGCTAACGAATTGGGCTACGACCCGAAAATCTTCAACGCTTACGGCACTCACCTGTCGCTGGCGGAATATTACAAGCAGAAAAAAGGCTCGCTGGGCCCCTTGCGCAGCTGGATGGATCGCGAATGGCACCGGCCCGATATTGACGTGCGCTCCTCTGAAATCCATACCATGATCACCCAGGGGCGCTTCTCGCGCATCTACACCACCAACTACGATCGCTGGCTGGAGATGGCGCACGAGGCGCACCGGGTGCCCTACTACAAGGTGGCGAACGCCGCCGATCTGGTGTCGCTTGATGAAAGCCGCCGCCATATCATCAAGCTGCACGGCGATTTCGATGACGATACCTCTATCGTGCTGGATGAAAGTAGCTACTTTGAGCGGCTCTATTTCGATTCGCCGCTGGATATCAAGCTGACGCACGACGTCATGGGCAATTCAGTGTTGTTTGTCGGCTACAGCATCAGTGATTTCAATATTCGCCTGCTGTTCTACCGCCTGACCAAGATGTGGGGCCGCACCGGTCTCGCCTCCGCCCGTCCAACCTCTTATCTGTTTACCAACCGCAATAATCCGGTGGCGAAAGAGGTGCTGGGCCAGTGGGGTATCGAGATGATCGTTTCTGAAGAGGATGACCCGCGTAAGGCGCTGGGCGACTTTCTGGCGGAGCTGATCGCCTGA
- a CDS encoding non-canonical purine NTP pyrophosphatase yields the protein MKIRFLSSNELKLDEVRKILGPIGVEVLPVACRIEEIQTEDEVELVRDKLTKAFSLIGRPLFVEHTGLYLDGLNGLPAGLTRIFWNRLDAERFTALVQALDSQQATAKTVLGYCDGRKMYQFAGEVRGKIVAPAGPREFIWDCIFMPEGHTQTFAEMGELKHEISMRRLALDRFAAFLKTARNVP from the coding sequence ATGAAAATACGGTTTCTTTCCAGCAATGAGCTAAAGCTGGACGAGGTGCGCAAAATCCTGGGGCCGATTGGCGTCGAGGTGCTTCCCGTTGCGTGCCGCATCGAAGAGATACAGACAGAAGATGAAGTGGAGCTGGTGCGCGATAAGCTCACCAAAGCGTTCTCGCTGATTGGCCGCCCATTGTTCGTGGAGCATACCGGCCTCTATCTGGATGGGCTGAACGGCCTGCCCGCGGGGCTGACGCGCATTTTCTGGAACCGGCTCGACGCCGAACGTTTTACCGCGCTGGTGCAGGCGCTGGATAGCCAGCAGGCCACCGCCAAAACCGTGCTGGGCTACTGCGACGGACGCAAGATGTATCAGTTCGCCGGCGAGGTGCGCGGCAAAATCGTCGCGCCGGCCGGCCCGCGTGAATTTATCTGGGACTGCATTTTTATGCCGGAAGGCCATACGCAGACCTTCGCCGAGATGGGCGAACTCAAGCATGAGATCTCCATGCGCCGTCTGGCACTGGATCGCTTTGCCGCCTTTCTGAAAACCGCAAGGAACGTGCCATGA
- a CDS encoding NAD(P)-binding protein, translating into MTPFSSFWQAGYEGADHINPHGERLSMNETNAHLARVKEDYAALKAFNISTVRESVGWRLTERDGRYDFSSLDARLEAAREYDIQICWTLCHYGWPEDVHLFSDDFIPRFAAFCAAAADYIAPRSVRTPVYSPINEISFLSWGISVGLFTCPNLPEHDPADACKRQLIRATLAGCDALWEVDSRARILHCDPLIHIVATEETPEAREAAQSHSNAQFQAWDMLRGTLAPELGGAPRYLDLIGANYYHDNQWEVPSMARLHWHLGDRRRKPLHTMLVELQQRYQRPLLIAETSHVGSGRGAWIADVTAQLAQAQLAGVTLYGVCLYPIIDRPRWEDLSAWPCSGLWDLDRNGPDPFLRLLNQPYAVALRQAQRTLRHFQSFTPPAAENKENGMQQKTLIVFSHLRWGFVFQRPQHLLSRLAQHYRVLFIEEPIYDAQASSLHYSTPAPNITVVQPHTPIAAPGFHDDQIATLQLLLTELVDEQEQPVVWFYTPMALPLLTPFTPSLVIYDCMDELSAFNQAPRQLQQRESALMARADLVFTGGSSLYEAKKNKHHAIYCFPSSVDAVHFEQALDRSNGHPLQQALPPVRLGYYGVIDERLDISLVAALADAHPEWQIVMVGPVVKIDPATLPQRANIHWLGQQPYEALPQFLAGWDVCLMPFALNASTQFISPTKVLEYMAAQLPIVSTAIADVARHYSDLVAIAYSPEEFVRACERALVMNAEERATKAQRMQAVVAATSWDSTAAQMRKLMSQGAEAARQPPVQAAPPVIADEVQQITRRLKPAADQLASLPCLIIGAGPTGLSAGYHYGKGALVLEKNASPGGWCRSLNDKGFTFDYAGHIMFSQDPYVLKLYELLLGDNLHWQMREAWVYNDGGAWTRYPFQGSLHGLPPEVIKECILGAIEARYGIAGDAAATPANAAALVQHRDCCADGVVPDGEACVAQESGQTENFEQFIYKTWGRGIAKHFAVPYNKKLWTLPLSEMETSWLGGRVPLPDLAQIVEGALAPLEKPMGPNARFGYPLKGGFQALMHGFLPHLTCELETNSTLAALHPEQHIAVLTDGRRYRYDQLISTMPLPQLIKLIGDEAPQEIHDAAAKLRHVSIRCVNIGVGRADLTEKHWIYYPGETLFHRIFVQGNASPFCNPPGGCGLTCEISYSPDKPLPVDGEALIQRCIQECIAVGMINADDPIITANQVDIPYAYVVYDHARQASIALIRDWLLQQDILLSGRYSEWEYYNSDHAFLAGKRAAEFVKARETTLEKQETGY; encoded by the coding sequence ATGACACCTTTTTCATCATTTTGGCAGGCGGGCTATGAAGGCGCGGATCATATCAATCCGCACGGCGAACGGCTGTCGATGAATGAAACCAATGCGCACCTGGCGCGTGTAAAAGAAGATTACGCCGCGCTAAAGGCATTCAATATTTCAACGGTGCGGGAAAGCGTGGGCTGGCGTCTGACCGAACGTGACGGCCGTTATGACTTCTCCTCGCTCGACGCCCGGCTGGAGGCGGCGCGGGAATATGATATTCAAATCTGCTGGACGCTGTGTCACTACGGCTGGCCTGAAGATGTGCATCTCTTTTCCGACGATTTTATTCCCCGCTTCGCCGCCTTTTGCGCCGCCGCTGCCGACTATATCGCGCCGCGCTCCGTCCGGACGCCGGTTTACTCGCCGATCAACGAAATCTCTTTCCTCAGCTGGGGTATCTCCGTCGGGCTGTTTACCTGCCCAAACCTGCCTGAACATGACCCTGCCGATGCCTGTAAACGTCAGTTAATCAGAGCGACGCTGGCGGGCTGCGACGCCCTCTGGGAAGTGGACAGCCGCGCGCGCATTCTGCATTGCGATCCCCTGATTCATATCGTCGCCACGGAAGAGACGCCGGAGGCCCGTGAAGCGGCGCAGTCGCACAGCAATGCGCAGTTTCAGGCGTGGGACATGCTGCGCGGCACGCTGGCGCCGGAGCTGGGCGGCGCGCCACGCTATCTCGACCTGATCGGTGCCAACTACTACCACGACAACCAGTGGGAGGTGCCTTCGATGGCGCGGCTGCACTGGCACCTTGGCGATCGCCGCCGCAAGCCGCTGCACACCATGCTGGTGGAGCTGCAACAGCGCTATCAGCGCCCGCTGCTGATTGCCGAAACCAGCCACGTCGGCAGCGGACGCGGTGCCTGGATAGCGGACGTCACCGCGCAGCTGGCGCAGGCGCAGCTGGCGGGCGTCACCCTTTACGGCGTCTGCCTTTACCCGATTATCGACCGGCCGCGCTGGGAGGATTTATCGGCCTGGCCCTGCAGCGGACTCTGGGATCTCGACCGCAACGGCCCCGACCCTTTTCTCCGTTTACTCAATCAGCCCTACGCCGTGGCGCTCCGCCAGGCGCAACGCACATTACGACATTTTCAGTCGTTTACTCCTCCGGCAGCGGAGAATAAGGAGAATGGTATGCAGCAAAAAACTCTGATCGTTTTTAGCCACCTGCGCTGGGGATTTGTCTTTCAGCGTCCGCAACACCTGCTGTCGCGCCTGGCGCAGCACTACCGCGTGCTGTTTATCGAGGAGCCGATTTATGACGCGCAGGCCTCCTCGCTCCATTACTCCACGCCCGCGCCCAATATCACCGTTGTTCAGCCTCATACGCCGATTGCGGCGCCCGGCTTCCATGACGATCAGATCGCCACGCTGCAGCTGCTGCTGACGGAGCTGGTAGACGAGCAGGAACAGCCTGTCGTCTGGTTCTATACCCCGATGGCGCTGCCGCTGCTGACCCCTTTTACGCCGTCGTTAGTGATTTACGACTGCATGGATGAGCTTTCTGCCTTTAACCAGGCGCCGCGTCAGCTGCAGCAGCGCGAATCGGCGCTGATGGCGCGCGCCGATCTGGTGTTTACCGGCGGTTCCAGCCTGTATGAGGCGAAAAAGAATAAGCACCACGCCATCTACTGTTTCCCCAGCAGCGTTGACGCCGTCCATTTCGAGCAGGCGCTGGACCGCAGCAACGGGCATCCGCTGCAGCAGGCGCTGCCGCCGGTGCGTCTCGGCTATTACGGCGTCATTGACGAGCGTCTCGATATCAGTCTGGTGGCGGCGCTGGCCGATGCCCATCCGGAGTGGCAGATCGTGATGGTCGGCCCGGTGGTGAAAATCGATCCGGCGACGCTGCCGCAGCGGGCAAACATTCACTGGCTGGGCCAGCAGCCCTATGAGGCGTTGCCGCAATTCCTTGCCGGCTGGGATGTCTGCCTGATGCCGTTCGCGCTCAACGCCTCGACGCAGTTTATTAGCCCGACCAAGGTGCTGGAGTATATGGCGGCGCAGCTGCCAATCGTCAGTACGGCGATCGCCGATGTGGCGCGCCACTACTCCGACCTGGTGGCCATCGCCTACAGCCCGGAAGAGTTTGTCCGTGCCTGTGAGCGCGCGCTGGTCATGAACGCGGAGGAGCGCGCAACGAAGGCGCAGCGCATGCAGGCAGTGGTTGCCGCCACCTCATGGGATTCTACCGCCGCACAGATGCGCAAGTTGATGAGCCAGGGCGCCGAGGCCGCGCGCCAGCCGCCCGTTCAGGCCGCGCCGCCGGTGATTGCTGACGAAGTGCAGCAGATTACGCGGCGGCTGAAGCCGGCCGCCGATCAGCTCGCCTCCCTGCCCTGCCTGATTATTGGCGCCGGGCCGACCGGCCTGAGCGCCGGCTACCACTACGGCAAAGGGGCGCTGGTACTGGAGAAAAATGCCTCGCCGGGCGGCTGGTGCCGCTCGCTGAACGACAAAGGGTTTACCTTCGACTACGCCGGCCACATCATGTTTTCGCAGGATCCGTACGTACTGAAGCTGTATGAACTGCTGCTGGGCGACAACCTGCACTGGCAGATGCGCGAAGCCTGGGTCTACAACGACGGCGGCGCCTGGACCCGCTATCCATTCCAGGGCTCGCTTCACGGCCTGCCGCCAGAGGTGATCAAAGAGTGCATTCTCGGCGCCATTGAGGCGCGCTACGGCATCGCGGGCGACGCGGCCGCAACGCCCGCCAACGCGGCGGCGCTGGTGCAGCACCGCGACTGCTGCGCCGACGGCGTGGTGCCCGATGGCGAAGCGTGCGTAGCGCAGGAGAGCGGGCAGACAGAGAACTTCGAGCAGTTTATTTACAAGACCTGGGGCCGGGGCATCGCCAAACATTTTGCCGTGCCCTACAACAAAAAGCTCTGGACGCTGCCGCTGAGCGAAATGGAAACCTCCTGGCTTGGCGGACGCGTGCCGCTGCCCGACCTGGCGCAGATTGTCGAAGGTGCGCTGGCACCACTGGAAAAACCGATGGGACCGAACGCCCGCTTCGGCTATCCGCTGAAAGGGGGCTTCCAGGCGCTGATGCATGGCTTCCTGCCGCACCTGACCTGCGAACTGGAGACCAACAGCACGCTGGCGGCGCTGCACCCGGAACAGCATATCGCGGTGCTGACCGACGGCCGTCGCTACCGCTACGATCAGCTGATCAGCACCATGCCGCTGCCACAGCTGATTAAGCTGATCGGCGATGAGGCGCCGCAGGAGATCCACGATGCGGCGGCGAAGCTGCGTCATGTCTCTATCCGCTGCGTCAACATCGGCGTGGGCCGCGCCGACCTGACGGAAAAACACTGGATCTACTATCCGGGCGAGACGCTGTTCCACCGCATTTTTGTACAGGGCAACGCCAGCCCCTTCTGCAACCCGCCCGGCGGCTGCGGCCTGACCTGCGAAATCAGCTATTCGCCCGATAAGCCGCTGCCGGTAGATGGCGAGGCGCTGATCCAGCGCTGCATTCAGGAGTGTATCGCAGTGGGAATGATCAACGCCGACGACCCGATCATCACCGCCAATCAGGTGGATATTCCTTACGCCTACGTCGTTTATGACCATGCGCGCCAGGCAAGTATCGCTCTGATCCGCGACTGGCTGCTGCAGCAGGATATCCTGCTGTCGGGCCGCTACAGCGAATGGGAATATTACAATTCCGACCACGCCTTCCTGGCGGGCAAACGCGCGGCTGAGTTTGTCAAAGCGCGCGAAACCACGCTGGAGAAACAGGAAACCGGCTACTGA
- a CDS encoding YdgH/BhsA/McbA-like domain containing protein has translation MKNVKIFASVIALSVLSFNSFAASVTATALTLDAAEAKIAAQAEQQGAGYKITEANFNNGVHMTAELVK, from the coding sequence ATGAAAAACGTCAAAATTTTTGCATCAGTTATCGCGCTTTCCGTACTCTCTTTCAACAGCTTCGCCGCCAGCGTGACCGCTACCGCGCTGACGCTGGATGCCGCTGAGGCCAAAATCGCCGCGCAGGCGGAGCAGCAGGGCGCAGGCTACAAAATTACCGAAGCTAATTTTAACAACGGCGTGCATATGACCGCTGAGCTGGTGAAATAA
- a CDS encoding pirin family protein translates to MNIMRASPSQLFEYGPFTIRRMRPGEIDAARGDSAFGPLAIIDHMQMESGARIAMHQHLNDEILHYVWRGSMVHEDDRGERTPLSAKKAMLISAGRGVWHEESAPLVETEMLQVFIRPEAAGGEGRTQFMTRPEGAVDGQWTLLAGPEGDAAPLTLRQQVRAWDIRLMAQSSVSAPYRAGLAQWLYVAEGSVTVGGERLSKGDAISNGLQALPLIEARRDAILLCFQVDLAASATLAGQISGQ, encoded by the coding sequence ATGAATATCATGCGAGCCAGCCCGTCACAGTTGTTTGAATATGGTCCTTTTACCATCCGTCGCATGCGTCCCGGCGAGATCGATGCGGCGCGCGGCGACAGCGCGTTCGGACCGCTGGCGATTATCGACCATATGCAGATGGAGAGCGGGGCGCGTATCGCCATGCATCAGCACCTCAATGATGAAATTCTGCATTATGTCTGGCGCGGCTCGATGGTGCATGAGGACGATCGCGGCGAACGGACGCCGTTGTCTGCGAAAAAAGCGATGCTGATCAGCGCCGGTCGCGGCGTATGGCATGAAGAGTCTGCGCCGCTGGTGGAGACGGAGATGCTGCAGGTGTTTATCCGGCCTGAAGCGGCGGGCGGCGAGGGCCGCACGCAGTTTATGACGCGGCCTGAAGGCGCGGTTGACGGCCAGTGGACGCTGCTGGCAGGGCCGGAAGGCGACGCGGCGCCGTTGACCCTGCGCCAGCAGGTCCGGGCCTGGGATATCCGGCTGATGGCGCAAAGCAGCGTCAGCGCGCCTTACCGCGCCGGGCTGGCACAGTGGCTCTACGTGGCGGAAGGCAGCGTGACGGTCGGCGGAGAGCGCCTCAGCAAAGGCGATGCGATAAGCAACGGCCTGCAGGCGCTGCCGCTTATCGAGGCGCGGCGCGATGCCATCCTGCTCTGTTTCCAGGTTGATCTCGCGGCGAGCGCGACGCTGGCGGGACAGATTAGCGGCCAGTAA
- the zapE gene encoding cell division protein ZapE: MIEAAPETFTFQQSMQHEAHEKGLTLDAQQQALTARLDALMARMLAGAPRQAQGDGLYVWGLPGRGKTFIVDAFFHWAPLEKKKRVHFHHFFRQLHQIIAAGNSVDEAIAASIDGCRLLCFDEFHLHDIGDAMLIKPLLTQLFRDGVLLVATSNHPPENLLANPLYHQRFAPSIALMRQHLTIIGLSGEKDYRTLRHEQHGPFSTGGLLLNATPAQRRALALPEAAAAPLPLQVGYRTLETLSPAGEMLHFSFRALCEAPTAVMDYLALCDRYSSWLIEDLPPLARVSPAVQQRFINVIDVLYDRQCRLFLTTDCPLESLTQGVELDDIQRTASRLTLLPLYQGQA, translated from the coding sequence ATGATTGAGGCGGCGCCAGAGACGTTTACTTTTCAACAGAGTATGCAGCATGAGGCACACGAAAAAGGCCTAACGCTGGATGCGCAGCAGCAGGCGCTTACCGCCCGGCTGGATGCGCTGATGGCCCGCATGCTGGCCGGCGCGCCGCGCCAGGCGCAGGGTGACGGGCTGTATGTCTGGGGGCTGCCGGGACGCGGCAAAACCTTTATCGTCGATGCCTTTTTTCACTGGGCGCCGCTGGAGAAGAAAAAGCGCGTCCATTTTCATCACTTCTTCCGCCAGCTACACCAGATTATCGCCGCCGGCAACAGCGTCGACGAGGCGATCGCCGCCAGTATCGACGGCTGCCGACTGCTCTGCTTCGATGAGTTTCATCTGCACGATATCGGCGATGCCATGCTGATAAAGCCGCTGCTGACTCAGCTGTTCCGTGACGGCGTGCTGCTGGTGGCGACCTCCAACCATCCGCCGGAAAACCTGCTGGCAAACCCGCTTTATCATCAGCGCTTCGCGCCCAGCATCGCCCTGATGCGGCAGCATCTGACGATTATCGGGCTGAGCGGCGAGAAAGATTACCGCACGCTGCGCCACGAGCAGCATGGCCCGTTCAGCACCGGCGGCCTGCTGCTGAACGCCACACCGGCGCAGCGGCGGGCGCTGGCGCTGCCCGAAGCGGCGGCCGCGCCGCTGCCGCTGCAGGTCGGCTACCGTACGCTGGAAACGCTGTCGCCCGCCGGGGAGATGCTGCACTTCTCTTTTCGCGCGCTCTGCGAGGCGCCGACGGCGGTAATGGACTATCTCGCCCTGTGCGATCGCTACTCCAGCTGGCTGATTGAGGATCTGCCGCCGCTGGCGCGCGTCTCGCCCGCGGTGCAGCAACGCTTTATCAACGTGATTGACGTGCTGTATGACCGCCAGTGCCGGCTCTTTCTGACCACCGACTGTCCGCTGGAGAGCCTGACGCAGGGCGTTGAGCTGGATGATATTCAGCGCACCGCCAGCCGTCTTACTCTGCTGCCCCTTTATCAGGGCCAGGCCTGA
- a CDS encoding glucose 1-dehydrogenase yields MTSRPQPPQPEQQQDVPGSIFDMQPAPDHGETSYKGSGRLAGKKAIITGGDSGIGRAVAIAYAREGADVLISYQDEHEDAKDTARLIEEAGRKAILVPGDITEAEHCRHIVQQAVNNFGQIDILVNNAAFQMTRESLDEISDDEFDRTIKTNIYAMFYLCKAAVPHMPSGASIISTASVNADQPKPKLIAYSATKAAIVNFSGSLAALLAEKGIRSNVVAPGPIWTPLIPSTMPAEQVKNLGSEVPMQRVGQPAELAPAYVMLASDEASYISGSTVAVTGGVAVI; encoded by the coding sequence ATGACCAGCCGACCACAGCCACCGCAGCCAGAACAGCAGCAGGATGTCCCGGGCTCTATTTTTGATATGCAGCCTGCACCGGATCATGGCGAAACCAGCTATAAAGGATCCGGACGTCTGGCGGGTAAAAAAGCGATTATCACCGGCGGCGACTCCGGCATCGGCCGCGCCGTGGCCATCGCCTATGCCCGTGAAGGGGCGGACGTGCTGATCTCCTATCAGGACGAGCATGAAGATGCAAAAGATACCGCGCGCCTGATTGAAGAGGCGGGACGCAAGGCGATTCTGGTGCCTGGCGATATTACCGAAGCGGAACACTGCCGCCATATCGTGCAGCAGGCGGTCAATAACTTCGGCCAGATCGATATTCTGGTGAACAACGCGGCGTTTCAGATGACGCGCGAATCGCTGGATGAGATCAGCGATGACGAATTCGACCGCACCATCAAGACCAATATTTACGCCATGTTCTATCTCTGCAAAGCAGCGGTGCCGCATATGCCGTCGGGCGCTTCGATTATCAGTACCGCCTCGGTGAACGCCGATCAGCCGAAGCCGAAGCTGATTGCCTATTCCGCCACCAAAGCGGCGATCGTGAACTTTTCCGGCAGCCTCGCGGCGCTGCTGGCCGAGAAGGGCATCCGCTCCAACGTGGTGGCGCCAGGCCCGATCTGGACTCCGCTGATCCCGTCGACCATGCCGGCGGAGCAGGTGAAAAACCTCGGCAGCGAAGTGCCGATGCAGCGCGTCGGCCAGCCCGCTGAGCTGGCGCCCGCCTATGTCATGCTTGCCAGCGATGAAGCCAGCTATATTTCCGGCTCCACCGTCGCGGTGACCGGCGGCGTGGCAGTGATCTGA
- a CDS encoding Cof-type HAD-IIB family hydrolase — protein sequence MAVKLIAVDMDGTFLDSAKRYNKARFLRQYAQLKARDIRFVVASGNQYYQLESYFPEIAGEIAFVAENGAWISDCNEEVFCGELSAENVRRVMAILAQEPEIHTVVCGKRSAYISPEMPAETVALLSNHYRRLEKRADLDHIDDTIFKFSLNLPHDGVEPLIARLTEALDAAGNMVRPVSSGFGFVDLIIPGLHKAHGISLLQQRWGIDDCEVVAVGDSGNDIEMLRQAGYSFAMANATEAVSAAARYRTEDHNEEGALNVISRVLAREYPFN from the coding sequence GTGGCGGTAAAGTTGATTGCGGTGGATATGGACGGAACGTTTCTCGATTCCGCCAAGCGTTATAACAAAGCGCGTTTTCTGCGCCAGTATGCCCAGCTGAAAGCGCGCGACATCCGTTTCGTGGTGGCCAGCGGCAATCAGTATTACCAGCTGGAGAGCTATTTCCCGGAGATCGCCGGTGAAATCGCCTTTGTGGCAGAAAATGGCGCCTGGATCAGCGATTGCAATGAAGAGGTGTTCTGCGGCGAGCTGAGTGCGGAGAACGTGCGTCGGGTGATGGCGATTCTGGCGCAGGAGCCGGAAATTCATACGGTAGTCTGCGGCAAACGCAGCGCCTATATCTCCCCTGAGATGCCCGCTGAAACGGTGGCGCTGTTGTCGAACCACTATCGTCGGCTGGAGAAGCGCGCCGATCTCGACCACATCGACGACACCATTTTCAAATTTTCGCTGAACCTGCCGCATGATGGCGTCGAGCCGCTGATCGCGCGTCTGACGGAAGCGCTGGATGCGGCGGGCAACATGGTGCGCCCGGTCTCCAGCGGCTTCGGTTTTGTCGACCTGATTATTCCGGGCCTGCATAAGGCGCACGGCATCAGCCTGCTGCAACAGCGCTGGGGCATTGATGATTGTGAAGTGGTGGCGGTCGGCGACAGCGGCAACGATATCGAAATGCTGCGTCAGGCGGGATACAGCTTTGCCATGGCCAACGCCACTGAAGCGGTGTCAGCAGCGGCGCGCTATCGCACCGAAGATCATAATGAGGAAGGGGCATTGAATGTGATATCCCGCGTACTGGCGCGCGAATATCCCTTTAACTGA